A portion of the Acidobacteriaceae bacterium genome contains these proteins:
- a CDS encoding DUF3467 domain-containing protein yields the protein MSQTITQPDNTRIVLDKTPDYRDSYANSVQVRLSVWDFRLIFGTLEQTAADQVNIENFQGIYLSPQQAKALQSILGQNIAQYEQNFGEISLDPPAVPRPANTANFN from the coding sequence ATGAGCCAGACCATCACGCAGCCGGACAACACCCGCATCGTTCTCGACAAGACCCCCGACTACCGCGACTCCTACGCCAACAGCGTCCAGGTTCGCCTCTCCGTCTGGGACTTCCGCCTCATCTTCGGCACGCTCGAGCAGACCGCAGCAGACCAGGTCAACATCGAGAACTTCCAGGGCATCTACCTGAGCCCGCAGCAGGCCAAGGCCCTGCAGAGCATCCTCGGCCAGAACATCGCGCAGTACGAGCAGAACTTCGGCGAAATCTCGCTCGATCCTCCTGCCGTTCCGCGCCCCGCGAACACCGCAAACTTCAACTAA
- a CDS encoding glycosyltransferase family 39 protein, translated as MTTTFRTASSRIAALPTPLLFVLLWATVAITHLTLLHLPYYWDEGGYYIPAALDFYHRWTLIPEFTNAHPPLPNVVLGLLWHVTGYHILATRLCAAAFAAAGLTAVFRITERLLSAPAAIALTALTAAYPIWFAQSTLAHADIFAAAFTLWAFAFYFQTLDRQPLPKLLAIAALFSLAALSKETAIVEPAALAALELYLLAFGKRGCPRRFGALSFPVIPLIGWYLYHHHKTGFTFGNPEYLRYNATANFTVAHVSEALRYRFVHLTWQRNLWLPLVLAAACLLLERRTRPANALTQPALVTVSVLYVANWIAFSVLGGALLTRYLLPVYPLILLVCIDIWRRRTNLWPLLAAFSFLAFFIAIWVNPAVSFAPEDNLTYRDMIVVHQDAAHFVEQHFPNATVLTAWPMAADLFRPELGYVQHRMKVTSVDNFSLPEIQKAAQKPGSFDTAIVFTTHFMSPALERYLASHPGSSRGREFDKDRDLTPEEIAAMLGGKVVWKENRDGESAAVLRFNRIYEASLR; from the coding sequence TTGACGACGACCTTCCGCACAGCCTCCAGCCGCATCGCCGCGTTGCCCACGCCGCTGCTCTTCGTGCTCCTCTGGGCCACAGTCGCCATCACGCACCTCACGCTGCTGCACCTGCCCTACTACTGGGATGAAGGCGGCTACTACATCCCCGCCGCGCTGGACTTCTACCACCGCTGGACGCTCATCCCCGAGTTCACCAACGCGCACCCGCCGTTGCCCAATGTCGTCCTCGGCCTGCTCTGGCATGTCACCGGATACCATATCCTCGCCACACGCCTCTGCGCCGCAGCCTTCGCCGCTGCGGGGCTTACCGCCGTCTTCCGCATTACCGAACGCCTCCTCAGCGCCCCCGCAGCCATCGCGCTTACGGCCCTCACGGCCGCTTACCCCATCTGGTTCGCGCAGTCCACGCTCGCCCATGCGGACATCTTTGCCGCCGCCTTCACGCTCTGGGCCTTCGCCTTCTACTTCCAGACACTCGACCGCCAGCCGCTGCCCAAGCTCCTCGCCATCGCCGCGCTCTTCTCGCTCGCCGCCCTCAGCAAAGAGACCGCGATCGTTGAACCAGCCGCACTCGCTGCGCTGGAGCTCTATCTTCTGGCCTTCGGCAAACGAGGCTGCCCGCGCCGCTTCGGCGCCCTCAGCTTCCCCGTCATCCCGCTCATCGGCTGGTACCTCTACCACCACCACAAGACCGGCTTCACCTTCGGCAACCCCGAGTACCTGCGCTACAACGCCACCGCGAACTTCACCGTCGCGCACGTCTCAGAAGCACTGCGCTACCGCTTCGTCCACCTGACCTGGCAGCGCAACCTCTGGCTTCCGCTCGTGCTTGCCGCGGCCTGCCTACTGCTCGAACGCAGAACCCGGCCCGCCAACGCGCTCACGCAACCCGCGCTCGTCACCGTTTCCGTTCTCTATGTCGCCAACTGGATTGCTTTCTCCGTCCTCGGCGGCGCTCTGCTTACGCGCTACCTGCTGCCGGTCTATCCGCTCATCCTGCTGGTCTGCATCGACATCTGGCGCCGCCGTACGAACCTCTGGCCGCTCCTCGCCGCCTTCTCGTTCCTGGCCTTCTTCATCGCGATCTGGGTCAACCCCGCCGTCTCCTTCGCCCCGGAAGACAACCTCACCTATCGCGACATGATCGTCGTCCACCAGGACGCCGCCCACTTCGTCGAGCAGCACTTCCCCAACGCTACCGTCCTGACCGCATGGCCCATGGCGGCCGATCTCTTCCGTCCCGAACTCGGCTACGTGCAACACCGCATGAAGGTCACCTCGGTCGATAACTTCTCGTTGCCTGAAATCCAAAAAGCCGCGCAGAAGCCCGGAAGCTTCGACACGGCCATCGTCTTCACCACACACTTCATGTCGCCCGCGCTCGAGCGCTACCTGGCCAGCCACCCTGGCAGTTCCCGCGGCCGCGAGTTCGACAAGGACCGCGACCTCACCCCCGAAGAAATCGCCGCAATGCTAGGCGGCAAAGTCGTCTGGAAAGAGAACCGCGACGGAGAATCCGCCGCCGTCCTCCGCTTCAACCGCATCTACGAAGCCTCTCTCCGCTAA
- a CDS encoding Fpg/Nei family DNA glycosylase — translation MPEGNEIHRWAARHEAAFAGKPVRMDGPQGRFTDFDLLDGRKLVRVMAVGKHLGYDFGKDSILHVHLGLQGDFTEGSGALPEVRGALRMRLWSASKVKLPAVAGASKRHGWYSSDDGTGNLEPEQVAWVELRGPMDCSVYTNAKWQELTERLGPDPLNGDDPERGFAKVRKSRKAIGQLLMEQDVFAGIGNIYRAELLFRERLDPFTEGREVPPASLQRIWADSIPLMTAGMVDRRIVTTKPEDRPTKEAGLPLKEEVHYVYRRHGKPCFVCGATVLKKDVAGRTLYWCPSCQAGERA, via the coding sequence TTGCCGGAAGGAAATGAGATTCATCGGTGGGCTGCTCGGCATGAGGCTGCGTTTGCGGGCAAGCCGGTGCGGATGGATGGGCCCCAGGGACGGTTTACGGACTTCGATCTGCTGGATGGACGCAAGCTTGTGCGTGTGATGGCGGTGGGCAAGCACCTGGGCTATGACTTTGGCAAAGACAGCATCCTGCACGTGCATCTTGGTCTGCAGGGAGATTTCACGGAAGGCTCGGGGGCGTTGCCGGAGGTGCGCGGGGCGCTGAGGATGCGCCTGTGGAGTGCGTCCAAGGTGAAGCTGCCGGCTGTGGCGGGTGCGAGCAAGCGGCACGGGTGGTACTCGTCGGATGATGGGACGGGGAATCTGGAGCCGGAGCAGGTCGCGTGGGTGGAGTTGCGCGGGCCGATGGATTGCTCGGTATACACGAATGCGAAGTGGCAAGAGCTTACGGAGCGTCTGGGACCTGATCCGCTGAACGGTGATGATCCAGAGCGCGGGTTTGCGAAGGTTCGCAAGAGCCGGAAGGCGATTGGTCAGTTACTGATGGAGCAGGATGTGTTTGCGGGCATCGGCAACATCTATCGCGCGGAGTTGCTGTTTCGCGAGAGGCTGGATCCGTTTACGGAAGGACGGGAAGTGCCGCCTGCGTCCTTGCAGCGGATTTGGGCAGATTCGATTCCTTTGATGACGGCCGGAATGGTGGATCGTCGCATTGTGACCACGAAGCCAGAGGACAGGCCTACGAAGGAAGCTGGATTACCTCTGAAGGAAGAGGTGCATTATGTCTATCGCCGACATGGCAAGCCTTGCTTCGTTTGCGGAGCAACCGTTTTGAAAAAAGATGTAGCTGGGAGAACGCTCTATTGGTGTCCGAGTTGCCAGGCCGGTGAGCGTGCCTGA
- a CDS encoding FadR/GntR family transcriptional regulator, translated as MKTQRRYQEIAARISRYIAEHGLEPGARLPGEIDLAKVCGVSRPTIREAMVALEIAGELEIRSGSGAYVRESVNPMSLVLDSGPGPFELLRARILIEGEIAADAALYASASDLQKIEKTLQQMRKMVQSKTNAQVSDRQFHVAIGEAAKNSVLASIVDGLWAGMFAPMYHRLSQRAGLDLHQEAALKDHEEIYAAISGRNPNDARRAMRRHLQHVEEHLTSDDTPEAPARTPRTRKTDKKLQPAS; from the coding sequence GTGAAGACCCAACGCAGATATCAGGAAATAGCCGCTCGCATTTCGCGCTACATCGCAGAGCACGGACTGGAGCCGGGAGCGCGGCTGCCGGGTGAGATCGATCTGGCGAAGGTATGCGGGGTGAGTCGCCCCACGATACGAGAGGCGATGGTGGCGCTGGAGATTGCGGGCGAGTTGGAGATTCGCTCAGGGTCGGGAGCGTACGTTCGTGAGAGCGTGAACCCGATGTCGCTGGTGCTGGACTCGGGACCGGGGCCGTTTGAGCTGCTGCGGGCGAGAATCCTGATCGAAGGTGAGATTGCGGCCGACGCGGCGTTGTACGCTTCGGCGAGCGATCTGCAGAAGATTGAGAAGACGCTGCAGCAGATGCGCAAGATGGTGCAATCGAAGACGAACGCCCAGGTGAGCGACCGGCAGTTCCATGTAGCGATTGGCGAGGCGGCCAAGAATTCTGTGCTGGCGTCCATCGTGGACGGGTTATGGGCTGGAATGTTTGCGCCGATGTACCACCGTTTGAGCCAGCGGGCCGGGTTGGACCTGCACCAGGAGGCGGCGCTGAAGGACCATGAAGAGATCTACGCGGCGATCTCCGGTCGGAACCCGAACGATGCGCGGCGGGCGATGCGTCGGCATCTGCAGCATGTGGAAGAACATTTAACGAGCGACGATACGCCGGAGGCTCCGGCGCGTACTCCTCGAACGAGGAAGACGGACAAGAAACTGCAGCCGGCTTCGTGA
- a CDS encoding GDP-L-fucose synthase has product MAGHRGLVGRALLRVLGAQGYDNLLLRSHDELDLRNAEATSAFFASERPEWVILAAAKVGGLGIMRSAPTEFLTDNLLIQDSVLQAARQSGVRRLLFVASSAIYPRECPQPMREEHLLTGELEPTVRPYALAKIAGIEQCWAMNRQYGTQFLALAPSNLYGPDDHFEPERSQVLASLLRKAHRAKLAGEASMEVWGSGTPRRELLFADDFAEACVHLLGLPEERWAPLVAGEVLPLLNVGVGEDDTIRELAEMVCRVVGFTGRLEFDSSKPDGSPCKLLECSGLSNLGWCSGVRLEDGLRRTYAAVRDRL; this is encoded by the coding sequence GTGGCGGGGCACCGTGGGTTGGTGGGGCGTGCTCTGCTTCGTGTGCTGGGGGCTCAGGGCTACGACAATCTGCTGCTGCGCTCGCATGACGAACTGGATTTGAGAAACGCCGAGGCTACCTCGGCGTTTTTTGCGTCTGAGAGGCCGGAGTGGGTGATTCTGGCTGCGGCGAAAGTTGGCGGGTTGGGCATCATGCGCAGCGCGCCGACGGAGTTTTTGACGGACAATCTGCTGATTCAGGATTCGGTGCTGCAGGCAGCGCGGCAGAGTGGGGTACGGCGTCTGCTGTTTGTGGCCTCCTCGGCGATCTATCCGAGGGAGTGTCCGCAGCCGATGCGCGAGGAACACCTGTTGACCGGGGAGCTGGAGCCGACGGTGAGGCCGTACGCGCTGGCAAAGATCGCAGGGATTGAGCAGTGCTGGGCGATGAACCGGCAGTATGGGACGCAGTTCCTGGCGCTGGCGCCGTCGAACCTCTACGGGCCGGACGATCACTTTGAGCCGGAGAGGTCGCAGGTGCTGGCGAGCCTGCTGCGAAAGGCGCATCGCGCGAAGCTGGCGGGGGAGGCGTCCATGGAGGTGTGGGGCAGCGGAACACCGCGCCGTGAGCTGCTCTTCGCTGATGACTTTGCCGAGGCCTGTGTGCATCTGCTGGGGCTCCCCGAGGAGCGGTGGGCTCCGTTGGTCGCTGGGGAGGTGCTTCCGCTGTTGAACGTCGGGGTGGGTGAGGATGACACGATTCGGGAGCTGGCAGAGATGGTCTGCCGGGTGGTGGGCTTTACTGGCAGGCTTGAATTTGATTCAAGTAAGCCTGATGGTTCTCCTTGTAAACTGCTGGAATGTAGTGGCTTATCTAATCTTGGATGGTGTAGTGGCGTAAGGTTAGAAGACGGGTTGCGCAGGACGTACGCGGCGGTTCGAGATCGCCTGTAG
- a CDS encoding GNAT family N-acetyltransferase, which translates to MDLPEGVTLRGYLPGDFEAMFRLDEVCFEPEFRFSKLSMRRFAEAKRARVGVAVAGESLAGFAITHIERAPTGSAGYVVTLDVAPAWRRRGLAQALMSQAETVAREAGCGALLLHVYVGNEGAIRFYEWLGFERGHTVEAFYGDGLDAMVYRKRLG; encoded by the coding sequence ATGGATCTACCTGAAGGGGTAACGTTACGGGGGTATTTGCCGGGCGACTTTGAGGCGATGTTTCGGCTGGACGAGGTTTGCTTTGAGCCGGAGTTTCGCTTTTCGAAGCTGTCGATGCGGCGGTTTGCGGAGGCCAAGCGTGCTCGTGTGGGTGTGGCGGTCGCGGGCGAGTCGCTAGCGGGGTTTGCGATCACTCATATAGAGCGGGCTCCAACCGGAAGTGCGGGGTACGTGGTGACGCTGGATGTGGCTCCGGCGTGGCGGCGGCGCGGGCTGGCGCAGGCGTTGATGTCGCAGGCGGAGACCGTGGCTCGTGAGGCTGGCTGCGGGGCGCTGCTGCTGCATGTGTACGTCGGCAACGAGGGTGCTATTCGGTTTTATGAGTGGCTGGGGTTCGAGCGTGGGCATACCGTCGAGGCGTTTTATGGCGACGGGCTGGATGCGATGGTGTATCGGAAGCGGCTGGGGTAG
- a CDS encoding WecB/TagA/CpsF family glycosyltransferase, whose product MGSSDAWRREADAAKFTTILGVKFFHGTALEAVDHISKGGLLVVPAAPALKDIDRNAAYREALLEADLAITDSSFMVLVWNLITRGRKIHRVSGLEYLLFLLKRRDAGKPGNVVWIMPGKESAERNLAYLKTQGAVVPDECVVLAPMYGKEIEDKPLLELLERIRPQHVVIAVGGGTQERLGLYLKRNLSYLPGIHCIGAAIAFLSGDQVHIPMWADKLYLGWFFRSMDDPKRFIPRYWDARKLFGLMVRYRDRLPAMR is encoded by the coding sequence ATGGGATCGTCCGACGCCTGGCGAAGAGAAGCAGACGCTGCTAAGTTCACGACTATCCTGGGCGTAAAGTTCTTTCATGGAACTGCCCTGGAGGCCGTAGATCACATCAGCAAAGGTGGTTTGCTGGTCGTTCCGGCTGCCCCCGCCCTGAAGGACATTGACCGAAACGCCGCGTATCGCGAGGCTCTGCTTGAGGCAGACCTCGCGATCACGGACTCTTCGTTCATGGTTCTGGTGTGGAACCTCATCACGCGTGGACGCAAGATCCATCGCGTTTCCGGACTGGAGTATCTGCTGTTTCTGCTGAAGCGGCGCGATGCGGGCAAGCCCGGCAACGTCGTCTGGATTATGCCAGGCAAAGAGAGCGCCGAGCGGAATCTGGCGTATCTGAAGACCCAGGGTGCGGTTGTGCCTGACGAGTGCGTGGTGCTCGCGCCCATGTACGGCAAAGAGATTGAAGACAAGCCTCTGCTGGAGTTGCTGGAACGCATTCGACCGCAGCACGTCGTGATCGCGGTTGGAGGCGGAACGCAGGAACGGCTTGGGCTATACCTAAAGCGCAACTTGAGCTATTTGCCTGGAATTCATTGCATTGGCGCGGCTATTGCGTTTCTTTCAGGCGATCAGGTTCATATTCCGATGTGGGCTGACAAGTTGTACCTGGGCTGGTTCTTCCGGTCGATGGATGACCCGAAACGGTTCATTCCGCGGTACTGGGATGCTCGCAAGTTGTTTGGGCTGATGGTGCGCTACCGTGACCGCCTGCCGGCGATGCGGTAG
- a CDS encoding NAD-dependent epimerase/dehydratase family protein → MDLKGQKAVVCGAGGFIGGHLVSYLRSIGVNVVRAVDIKPLEDWYQVSEGVESLSLDLKDKDSCMQAADGTELVYQLAADMGGMGFIENNKALCMLSVLTNTHMLMAAKEQGVKRFFYSSSACVYNGDKQTDANVIPLKEADAYPALPEDGYGWEKLFSERMCRHFEEDYGLTTRVARYHNVYGPEGTWQGGREKAPAAICRKVIEAKNSGNLEINIWGDGNQTRSFMYIDDCVKGTHMIMASEIDEPINLGSDELVTINQLVDLAEEIGGVKLKRTYNLNAPKGVNGRNSDNTLILDRLSWEPSVKLRNGLEKTYRWIENEIATGSQSK, encoded by the coding sequence ATGGATCTGAAAGGCCAAAAGGCCGTTGTTTGCGGTGCCGGTGGGTTTATCGGCGGTCACCTTGTCTCCTATCTCCGCAGCATCGGCGTGAACGTGGTCCGTGCAGTAGACATTAAACCTCTTGAAGACTGGTACCAGGTTTCTGAAGGTGTTGAGAGCCTCTCTCTCGACCTGAAGGACAAGGACTCCTGCATGCAGGCGGCCGACGGCACGGAACTGGTGTACCAGCTTGCAGCCGACATGGGCGGCATGGGCTTCATCGAGAACAACAAGGCACTTTGCATGCTGAGCGTGTTGACCAACACCCACATGCTGATGGCAGCGAAGGAGCAGGGCGTGAAGCGCTTCTTCTACTCTTCGTCGGCCTGTGTGTACAACGGCGACAAGCAGACGGACGCAAACGTGATTCCTTTGAAGGAAGCTGATGCGTATCCTGCTCTGCCGGAAGACGGCTATGGCTGGGAGAAGCTTTTCTCTGAGCGCATGTGCCGCCACTTCGAAGAAGATTACGGCCTGACCACACGCGTGGCCCGCTACCACAACGTCTATGGCCCCGAGGGCACATGGCAGGGTGGTCGCGAAAAGGCTCCGGCGGCGATCTGCCGCAAGGTGATCGAGGCCAAGAACTCGGGCAACCTCGAGATCAACATCTGGGGCGATGGCAACCAGACGCGCTCGTTCATGTACATCGATGATTGCGTGAAGGGTACGCACATGATCATGGCGAGCGAGATCGACGAGCCGATCAACCTTGGCTCGGATGAACTGGTGACGATCAACCAGCTGGTTGACCTGGCGGAAGAGATTGGTGGCGTGAAGTTGAAGCGCACATACAACCTGAACGCGCCAAAGGGCGTTAACGGACGTAATAGCGATAACACGCTGATCCTCGATCGTTTAAGCTGGGAGCCTTCCGTGAAGCTGAGGAACGGTCTCGAGAAGACGTATCGCTGGATTGAAAACGAAATCGCAACGGGGTCACAGAGCAAATAA
- a CDS encoding ABC transporter permease yields the protein MPSGRKNSLLKIAKQHPTAFVGAFILLAIGLAATLAPWLTHYDPAQIHLLTRLQPPSRAHLFGTDELGRDVFARTLYGARISLAVATAVVSLSLAAGLLLGSIAGFYGGLADTAINLYLSNAFLALPGILLAVAFVAFLGPSLVNLVLALALSGWVNYARLVRAQVMSVKEREFLQAARSLGASDTRLLLRHILPNIVQPLIVQAAVGMAGAVLAEATLSFLGLGVQPPTATWGAMLNDARSHLFESPYLIAFPAAAVALCVLSFNLIGDGLRDALDPRSRLREGL from the coding sequence ATGCCATCAGGACGTAAAAACTCGCTGCTGAAGATTGCAAAACAACACCCAACAGCCTTCGTCGGCGCCTTTATTTTGCTGGCCATCGGTCTCGCGGCGACGCTCGCTCCGTGGCTCACGCACTATGATCCGGCGCAGATACATCTGCTCACGCGCCTTCAGCCACCCTCGCGTGCGCACCTCTTCGGTACAGACGAACTCGGTCGCGACGTCTTCGCCCGCACGCTCTACGGCGCACGCATCTCGCTCGCCGTTGCCACAGCTGTCGTCTCCCTCTCTCTCGCAGCAGGTCTACTGCTCGGCTCCATCGCCGGCTTCTACGGCGGCCTCGCCGACACAGCCATCAACCTCTACCTCTCGAACGCTTTCCTTGCGCTTCCGGGAATCCTTCTCGCAGTCGCCTTCGTGGCTTTCCTCGGACCTTCGCTCGTCAACCTTGTGCTGGCGCTCGCACTCTCCGGCTGGGTCAACTACGCACGCCTTGTCCGTGCCCAGGTCATGAGCGTGAAAGAGCGTGAGTTCCTCCAGGCCGCCCGCTCGCTCGGCGCCAGCGACACCCGCCTGCTTCTGCGCCACATCCTGCCCAACATCGTGCAACCGCTCATCGTGCAGGCCGCCGTCGGCATGGCAGGCGCGGTGCTCGCGGAAGCCACACTCAGCTTCCTCGGCCTCGGCGTGCAGCCCCCCACCGCCACCTGGGGAGCCATGCTCAACGACGCCCGCTCGCACCTCTTCGAGTCACCCTACCTCATCGCCTTCCCAGCCGCTGCCGTCGCACTCTGCGTGCTCAGCTTCAACCTCATCGGCGACGGCCTGCGCGACGCCCTCGACCCACGCTCACGCCTCCGCGAAGGACTCTAG
- the dnaK gene encoding molecular chaperone DnaK, which produces MAKIIGIDLGTTNSCVAVMEGGEPKVIANEEGGRTTPSIVAFTKNGERLVGQVAKRQAITNPENTIYSVKRFMGRRQSEVNDEMKMVPYKVVAQGDNVGIMAQGKEYSAPEVSAMILQKLKKAAEDYLGTSVTEAVITVPAYFNDAQRQATKDAGKIAGLDVKRIVNEPTAAALAYGLDKKKDETIVVYDFGGGTFDVSILEVGDGVIEVKSTNGDTHLGGDNLDQRIVEWLISEFKNESGLDLSSKGNEMALQRLKDAAERAKIELSTAQETEINLPFITADASGPKHLVRTLSRAKLEQLVADLLEKSVGPCKQAMKDAGVDASKIDEVVLVGGQTRMPAIQKLVKDLFGKEPHKGVNPDEVVAIGAAVQAGVLAGDVKDLLLLDVTPLTLSIETMGGVATPMIPRNTTIPTKKSETFSTAADNQTEVEVHVMQGERPMANGNRTLGKFKLGGIMPAQRGVPQIEVTFDIDANGILNVFAKDNATGKDAKIVITSSSGLSKEEVERMAKEAEAHAAEDKEVKEKIESRNQLDSMVYNVEKMLKESGDKVADADKSEVETALADAKTTLSGDPSATEMDAARERLTTSSHKLAEAVYKANAATGEAAPAAGATAEEPKKDEGVIDAEYVDSEK; this is translated from the coding sequence ATGGCAAAGATTATTGGTATTGACCTTGGCACCACGAACAGCTGCGTCGCTGTGATGGAAGGCGGCGAGCCGAAGGTGATTGCAAACGAAGAGGGTGGTCGTACCACGCCGTCTATCGTTGCGTTCACGAAGAACGGCGAGCGTTTGGTGGGCCAGGTGGCGAAGCGCCAGGCGATTACGAATCCGGAGAACACGATTTACTCCGTGAAGCGCTTCATGGGCCGTCGTCAGAGCGAAGTAAACGACGAGATGAAGATGGTGCCGTACAAGGTTGTTGCCCAGGGCGACAACGTCGGCATCATGGCGCAGGGTAAGGAGTACTCGGCGCCTGAAGTTTCGGCGATGATCCTGCAGAAGCTCAAGAAGGCTGCGGAAGACTATCTTGGCACCTCGGTGACCGAGGCTGTGATCACGGTTCCGGCGTACTTCAACGATGCCCAGCGCCAGGCGACGAAGGATGCGGGCAAGATTGCCGGTCTGGATGTGAAGCGTATCGTCAACGAGCCGACTGCGGCTGCGCTGGCCTACGGCCTGGACAAGAAGAAGGACGAAACCATCGTGGTGTATGACTTCGGTGGCGGTACGTTCGACGTCTCGATCCTCGAAGTGGGCGATGGCGTGATCGAAGTGAAGTCGACCAACGGTGATACTCACCTGGGCGGCGACAATCTCGACCAGCGCATTGTGGAGTGGCTGATTTCGGAGTTCAAGAACGAGTCAGGTCTTGACCTGAGCTCGAAGGGCAACGAGATGGCGCTGCAGCGTTTGAAGGACGCCGCAGAGCGCGCGAAGATCGAGCTTTCGACTGCGCAGGAGACTGAGATCAACCTGCCGTTTATTACGGCAGATGCCTCGGGACCGAAGCACCTGGTTCGCACGCTGAGCCGCGCGAAGCTGGAGCAGCTTGTGGCTGACCTGCTGGAGAAGTCGGTTGGACCGTGCAAGCAGGCGATGAAGGATGCAGGCGTGGACGCTTCGAAGATCGACGAGGTTGTTCTTGTCGGTGGCCAGACTCGTATGCCGGCGATCCAGAAGCTGGTGAAGGACCTGTTCGGTAAGGAACCGCATAAGGGTGTGAACCCGGATGAGGTTGTGGCGATCGGTGCAGCGGTTCAGGCTGGCGTACTTGCCGGCGATGTGAAGGACCTGCTGCTGCTGGATGTGACTCCTCTGACGCTCTCGATCGAGACGATGGGTGGAGTGGCGACGCCGATGATCCCGCGCAACACGACGATCCCGACGAAGAAGTCGGAGACGTTCTCGACGGCGGCTGATAACCAGACCGAGGTTGAGGTTCACGTGATGCAGGGTGAGCGTCCGATGGCGAACGGCAACCGTACGCTGGGCAAGTTCAAGCTGGGCGGCATTATGCCGGCGCAGCGTGGCGTGCCGCAGATCGAGGTCACGTTCGATATCGATGCGAACGGCATTCTGAATGTCTTTGCCAAGGACAACGCAACGGGCAAGGACGCGAAGATTGTGATCACGAGTTCGTCTGGCTTGTCGAAGGAAGAGGTTGAGCGGATGGCGAAGGAAGCCGAAGCTCACGCGGCCGAAGACAAGGAAGTGAAGGAGAAGATCGAAAGCCGCAATCAGCTCGACTCGATGGTTTACAACGTCGAGAAGATGCTGAAGGAGAGCGGTGACAAGGTTGCGGACGCGGATAAGAGCGAGGTAGAAACTGCCCTTGCTGACGCGAAGACGACTCTGTCGGGTGATCCTTCGGCGACCGAGATGGATGCAGCGCGTGAGCGTCTGACGACGTCGAGCCACAAGCTGGCAGAGGCTGTGTACAAGGCCAATGCTGCGACGGGCGAAGCGGCTCCTGCTGCAGGCGCGACGGCTGAAGAGCCGAAGAAGGACGAAGGCGTGATCGACGCCGAGTACGTAGATAGCGAGAAGTAA
- a CDS encoding CAP domain-containing protein: MRIRALIGVVLLAGLALSAEAQRTVSERYLFQAVNAERTQVGLQPLRWDDTLYRAAENHAREMAERRSISHQYAGEPDLSARGRLVGAHFSTIAENVAMAPTAVRIHEAWMNSPHHRENILDSRVDAVAIRVLERDGELYAVEDFERTVKNLSLEEQEQQVAALVSQANQDVLLLPDAADARATCAMQSGYSGSREPWFVMRFTAGDLTRLPDQLKAKLASGQFRQAEVGACPAHGAGEFTAFQIAVLLYP, encoded by the coding sequence ATGAGGATTCGGGCTCTGATTGGGGTAGTCCTGCTGGCTGGTCTGGCGCTCTCTGCTGAGGCGCAGCGCACGGTTTCGGAGCGCTACCTGTTCCAGGCGGTCAATGCCGAGCGGACGCAGGTTGGGCTGCAACCGTTGCGCTGGGACGACACGCTGTATCGCGCGGCAGAGAACCACGCGCGAGAGATGGCGGAGCGGCGGTCGATCTCGCACCAGTACGCGGGGGAGCCCGATTTGTCGGCGCGAGGGCGGCTGGTGGGGGCGCATTTCTCGACGATAGCGGAGAATGTGGCGATGGCTCCGACGGCGGTTCGAATTCACGAGGCGTGGATGAACTCGCCGCATCATCGAGAGAACATTCTGGATAGTCGGGTGGATGCGGTGGCGATCCGGGTTCTGGAGCGCGATGGTGAGCTCTATGCGGTGGAAGACTTCGAGCGCACGGTGAAGAACCTGAGTCTGGAGGAGCAGGAGCAGCAGGTGGCTGCGCTGGTCTCACAGGCCAACCAGGACGTTCTCCTGCTGCCGGATGCTGCGGACGCCAGGGCGACCTGCGCGATGCAGAGCGGGTACTCCGGGAGCCGTGAGCCGTGGTTTGTGATGCGCTTCACGGCAGGTGATCTGACGCGATTGCCGGACCAGCTGAAAGCGAAGTTGGCGAGCGGGCAGTTCCGGCAGGCGGAGGTTGGGGCATGCCCGGCGCATGGAGCAGGGGAGTTCACTGCATTTCAAATTGCGGTTCTGCTTTATCCATAG